The following are encoded together in the Anaerostipes caccae L1-92 genome:
- a CDS encoding prevent-host-death protein: MNVNINNLVSITEANQNFSRIARMVDENGSVVILKNNTPRYLVIEFNAAEAEQLADNEDILSVSKRLIDQNKQAYELLSK; this comes from the coding sequence ATGAATGTAAATATAAACAATCTCGTTTCTATTACCGAAGCAAATCAAAATTTTTCCCGCATTGCAAGGATGGTGGATGAAAATGGTTCTGTGGTTATTCTTAAGAACAACACACCTCGTTACCTTGTTATTGAATTTAATGCCGCAGAAGCGGAACAACTTGCAGACAATGAAGATATTCTTTCTGTTTCCAAAAGACTGATTGATCAAAACAAGCAGGCATATGAGTTACTTTCCAAATGA
- a CDS encoding type II toxin-antitoxin system death-on-curing family toxin: MQQKAACLGFGLIKNHAFIDGNERIGAHATLVFLALNRIELKYTQEELSDTILIIASKELSFEEFYNGY; encoded by the coding sequence ATTCAACAGAAAGCAGCGTGTCTTGGTTTTGGGCTTATTAAAAACCACGCTTTCATTGATGGAAACGAACGAATTGGCGCTCATGCCACACTCGTATTTCTTGCCCTCAACCGAATAGAACTGAAATACACACAGGAAGAACTATCGGACACAATTTTAATAATAGCTTCAAAGGAACTTTCTTTTGAAGAATTTTACAATGGATACTGA
- a CDS encoding InlB B-repeat-containing protein, producing MNEAKTSGKTGKYTLTFFIDDHTKAEVKMTLTGDHKVKFDSNGSYDAAETQTVRGGSQVLEPEEPKRDGYEFAGWYYTDENGKEIKWNFSDPVHQNMTLTAKWKKEPKTEPNIEKEKEKTNKKEPSSEKDTKWNYREIQRREDQLRREKAARTGETSSAEAKKAAGTGETSKAGWVFISLLGAAGIMFGIKTKKRNL from the coding sequence TTGAATGAAGCGAAGACTTCCGGTAAGACGGGAAAATATACTTTGACTTTTTTCATAGATGATCATACAAAAGCTGAAGTAAAGATGACTCTGACCGGAGACCACAAAGTGAAGTTTGACTCTAACGGAAGCTATGATGCTGCGGAGACTCAGACAGTCAGAGGAGGCAGTCAGGTGCTTGAGCCGGAGGAACCAAAGAGAGACGGATATGAATTCGCGGGCTGGTATTATACAGATGAGAACGGAAAAGAAATCAAATGGAATTTTTCAGATCCGGTGCACCAGAACATGACGTTGACAGCAAAATGGAAGAAAGAACCCAAAACAGAGCCAAATATAGAGAAAGAAAAAGAGAAAACAAATAAAAAAGAGCCTTCATCAGAAAAAGATACAAAATGGAATTATCGGGAGATCCAGAGGAGAGAGGATCAGCTGCGGCGGGAAAAAGCAGCAAGAACAGGAGAGACATCATCGGCAGAAGCGAAAAAAGCAGCAGGAACAGGAGAGACATCAAAAGCTGGCTGGGTATTTATAAGTCTTCTGGGTGCCGCAGGAATCATGTTCGGTATTAAAACGAAGAAAAGGAATCTCTAA
- a CDS encoding ABC transporter substrate-binding protein produces MKKRLLAAGCSAVLAATLLFAGCSKKSEDKSYQIGIQQFAEHESLNNCRKGFIQGLEKEGIKEGKNLKITYKNAQADTAADNQIASNFASKKMDLICAIATPSAQSAYNAASDSKTPVIYTAVTSPELAGFVDKDGKNVGEVTGTSDLILADKQLKLIRKVLPKAKNVGILYSTNEVNSKAGIEAYEKVAKKNGFKIITQGISAAADMPMAADSLIKKVDCITNLTDNLVVSSMPTYLEKANKAKIPVFGSEIEQVKLGCIGCVGIDFIKLGEQTGKMAAKVLKGEKKASEIPFETFNQGDIYLNEKVAKDLGIKLPSDVKKEAVETFTEIKASK; encoded by the coding sequence ATGAAAAAGAGATTATTAGCAGCAGGATGCAGCGCAGTATTGGCGGCAACATTATTATTTGCAGGATGTTCAAAAAAAAGTGAGGACAAAAGCTATCAAATCGGAATTCAGCAGTTTGCAGAGCATGAATCTTTAAATAACTGCCGCAAAGGTTTTATCCAGGGGTTAGAAAAAGAAGGAATCAAGGAAGGAAAAAATTTAAAGATCACTTATAAAAATGCTCAGGCTGATACCGCTGCAGATAACCAGATCGCTTCAAACTTTGCTTCCAAGAAGATGGACCTGATCTGTGCCATTGCGACACCAAGTGCCCAGAGCGCATACAATGCAGCTTCTGATTCTAAGACACCGGTTATCTACACTGCGGTTACATCACCGGAACTGGCAGGATTCGTAGACAAGGACGGAAAAAATGTAGGGGAAGTTACAGGAACTTCTGATCTGATCCTTGCAGATAAACAGTTGAAGCTGATCCGTAAAGTGCTTCCAAAGGCAAAAAATGTAGGAATTCTGTACAGCACTAACGAGGTTAACTCTAAAGCGGGAATTGAAGCCTATGAGAAAGTGGCTAAAAAGAACGGTTTTAAGATCATTACTCAGGGAATCAGCGCGGCGGCAGATATGCCGATGGCAGCCGACAGCCTGATCAAGAAAGTAGACTGTATCACAAACCTTACAGATAATCTGGTCGTAAGCTCAATGCCGACTTATCTGGAAAAAGCAAACAAGGCAAAGATCCCGGTATTCGGTTCAGAGATCGAACAGGTGAAATTAGGATGCATCGGATGTGTGGGGATTGACTTCATAAAACTTGGAGAACAGACGGGAAAAATGGCTGCCAAAGTGTTAAAGGGAGAGAAGAAAGCATCCGAAATTCCGTTTGAAACGTTTAATCAGGGAGACATCTATCTTAACGAAAAGGTGGCAAAAGATCTTGGAATTAAACTGCCTTCAGATGTTAAGAAAGAGGCAGTAGAGACATTCACAGAAATTAAAGCAAGCAAATAA
- a CDS encoding cell wall hydrolase, translated as MTLKKKWKVAAISCAIGLCSVGQQVFASDTLFQPPQGENGVDQLIQRKLLEEQKQFKERKALIKKLNIERQIEKVQDVKGLKGKISTREKAILTRIVEAEATDKDMKSKILVANVILNRVRSKEFPNTIEQVVFQRTNGSVQFSPTADGRYNSVTIKASTRESVERALEGEDYSEGALYFVEKTMANPRNVSWFDRALTKLFTYQGHSFYK; from the coding sequence ATGACATTGAAGAAAAAATGGAAAGTAGCAGCCATATCTTGTGCGATTGGCTTATGCAGCGTAGGGCAGCAGGTCTTTGCAAGTGATACTTTATTTCAGCCGCCGCAGGGCGAAAATGGCGTTGATCAGCTTATCCAGAGGAAACTGTTGGAAGAACAGAAGCAGTTTAAAGAGAGAAAAGCACTGATTAAAAAGTTAAATATAGAACGTCAGATTGAAAAAGTACAGGATGTCAAAGGCCTCAAAGGAAAAATATCTACAAGAGAGAAAGCAATTCTTACCAGGATTGTGGAAGCAGAAGCTACTGACAAAGACATGAAGAGTAAAATCTTAGTCGCAAATGTGATATTAAACAGGGTCCGTTCCAAGGAATTTCCAAACACCATCGAACAGGTCGTGTTCCAGAGGACCAATGGCAGTGTGCAGTTTTCTCCGACAGCCGACGGACGGTATAACTCGGTGACGATCAAAGCGTCTACACGGGAAAGTGTGGAGCGGGCACTTGAAGGAGAAGACTACTCAGAGGGGGCTCTGTATTTTGTGGAAAAGACAATGGCGAATCCAAGAAATGTGTCCTGGTTTGACAGGGCGCTGACGAAACTGTTCACTTATCAGGGACATTCTTTTTATAAATAA
- a CDS encoding C1 family peptidase, whose protein sequence is MYNWKRRLMSLALAAAVSCTALTSFDVHADEINTEDLEFDLIGKTAVRSGRRIIEYEDAALLQPQTDKSRKRAAQLPDSYTAEHTRVKTQENTGICWTFGAMASLESVMMTAGTASSSINLSERQLAYFTFHGQNKDRDKSKYAGNDSFLNQSGESDYTIGGSRWFSVPTLARWYGAVDESVLPFSQIWAADPSEKYQTESYIHLKNALYLPEINLENSNDETVHSDAGVQAVKRAVYEKGAVSAGYYTGNSYSGYYRFGSKTGSSRTTTSYYYNGERYADHEITIVGWDDNYSKDNFSVTPPGNGAFLVKNSWDVDWGDSGYFYISYYDKSLSEPTVFEAENVNYNGSKTAHTYQNIYQYDGAGFGDALFTAGTSPVVGVNKFTARDNEKLTACGVYVPAANCSVKVRVYQDQGNKSLVSKEYTAQNAGFYTIPFGSSSFDMEKGKVYRAELQISFKKEGRTEYFYPFELQEDQSDEFQMDCTAGQTQIKYNFGGSGRDVTSLEPLNGVYQTGNALVKLFSNDKVKAGNSGTTASKPADTPVVSVPQTPPATAAPKPTATTAKPAVTYIKPSVSKSSLSIYKGNSSSITVKNKVKGAKVTFSSSKKSVAAVNSSGRVTGKKAGTAVITAKVTQQGKNYSLKCKVKVSKKRLAFSKKKARIKKKKSYTFKVKKYGISGKVRWKVSNKKLASIGKTSGKFKAKKKKGKVKVTAYCGKYKVSYTVKIY, encoded by the coding sequence ATGTATAACTGGAAACGCAGATTGATGAGTCTGGCACTTGCTGCCGCCGTGTCGTGTACGGCTTTGACTTCCTTTGATGTTCATGCTGATGAGATTAACACAGAAGATCTGGAGTTTGATCTCATTGGAAAAACGGCAGTGCGCAGCGGGAGAAGAATTATAGAATATGAGGATGCAGCTTTGCTGCAGCCGCAGACGGATAAGAGCAGAAAACGGGCGGCACAGCTGCCGGACTCATATACGGCAGAGCATACCAGAGTAAAAACCCAGGAGAATACCGGTATCTGCTGGACTTTTGGTGCTATGGCTTCCCTGGAATCTGTGATGATGACGGCAGGAACCGCTTCTTCATCGATTAATTTATCGGAGAGACAACTTGCTTATTTTACCTTTCATGGACAGAATAAAGACCGGGACAAGAGCAAATACGCGGGAAATGACAGTTTTTTGAATCAGTCCGGAGAAAGCGACTACACGATTGGAGGAAGCCGCTGGTTCTCAGTGCCGACACTGGCCAGATGGTATGGAGCGGTGGATGAATCGGTACTCCCGTTCAGTCAGATATGGGCAGCTGATCCGTCGGAAAAGTATCAGACGGAATCTTATATCCATCTTAAAAATGCACTGTATCTGCCGGAGATCAATCTGGAAAACAGCAATGATGAAACTGTGCACAGTGACGCAGGGGTGCAGGCAGTGAAGCGGGCTGTATATGAAAAAGGCGCTGTCAGTGCCGGATATTACACGGGCAATTCATATTCGGGATATTATCGTTTCGGCAGTAAAACCGGATCTTCAAGAACTACAACATCGTATTATTATAATGGGGAAAGATACGCAGATCATGAGATTACCATTGTCGGCTGGGATGACAATTACAGCAAAGATAATTTCAGTGTTACGCCTCCCGGAAACGGTGCGTTCCTTGTGAAAAACAGCTGGGACGTTGACTGGGGTGACAGCGGATATTTCTATATTTCGTATTATGACAAATCCCTTTCTGAACCTACGGTTTTTGAAGCTGAGAATGTGAACTATAACGGAAGTAAGACCGCGCATACTTATCAGAATATTTATCAATATGACGGGGCAGGATTTGGAGACGCTTTGTTTACGGCAGGCACCAGTCCCGTGGTTGGAGTCAATAAATTTACGGCCAGAGACAATGAAAAGCTAACCGCATGCGGAGTTTATGTTCCAGCAGCAAACTGCAGCGTCAAAGTTCGGGTTTATCAGGACCAGGGTAATAAGTCGTTGGTTTCCAAAGAATATACGGCACAGAATGCCGGATTTTACACGATTCCTTTCGGTTCCTCCTCGTTTGATATGGAGAAAGGCAAAGTATACCGTGCGGAGCTTCAGATTTCTTTCAAAAAAGAAGGAAGGACCGAATATTTTTATCCGTTTGAACTGCAGGAGGATCAGTCAGATGAATTTCAAATGGATTGTACGGCGGGACAAACCCAGATAAAATATAATTTTGGCGGTTCGGGCAGAGATGTAACATCATTGGAGCCGTTAAATGGGGTATATCAAACGGGCAACGCATTGGTTAAATTATTTTCCAACGATAAGGTGAAGGCCGGAAACAGCGGGACAACTGCTTCAAAACCGGCAGATACACCGGTCGTTTCTGTTCCGCAGACGCCGCCTGCAACGGCTGCACCAAAACCGACGGCAACTACGGCAAAACCGGCTGTGACTTATATCAAACCATCAGTTTCAAAGAGTTCACTCAGTATTTATAAAGGAAACAGTTCATCTATTACAGTAAAGAACAAAGTGAAAGGTGCAAAGGTCACGTTTTCCAGTTCTAAAAAGTCTGTGGCAGCAGTGAATTCTTCCGGCAGAGTTACCGGTAAAAAAGCAGGGACTGCGGTTATCACGGCAAAGGTTACGCAGCAGGGTAAAAATTACAGCTTAAAATGTAAGGTTAAGGTGAGTAAGAAGCGTTTGGCTTTTTCTAAGAAAAAAGCAAGGATAAAGAAAAAGAAATCTTATACCTTTAAAGTGAAAAAATACGGTATCTCCGGAAAAGTGAGATGGAAAGTCAGCAATAAAAAGCTGGCATCGATCGGAAAGACAAGCGGTAAATTCAAGGCCAAAAAGAAAAAAGGCAAAGTGAAAGTCACCGCTTACTGCGGAAAATACAAGGTATCTTATACCGTGAAAATTTATTAA
- a CDS encoding InlB B-repeat-containing protein: MSKDDGSLNPKGYWITGTTTKYNVIVEKGVRTEITLSDVDITCDKTKMDCINVSHATVTMTLKGNNTLLCKSGTAKDGYAGHEGNAITKDGMDGELIIQCEKANEKGHRCDSSCGSLTVAGQDDQYHAGAIGNSVRGTKIDGECGLANLIIKGGNIVAKGGYHSPGIGGACLTSYKFTHDAVYGSSSMPAANQKVSNLSISGGNIKAEGNYGCAGLGGGVWVNIDGLSITGGKVEAVGGSYGPGIGAVCTSSLDNIVISGGDTLVIAKGDENSNAPGIGATNYPGYTIPTKFGRFVSSPQEGYQGYVQDGDSMDSYTFMEGTPFKSETQIHVGKFYTVAYFGPFRDENTVESKTNEQIGANHIISKTGGNGFTKEQLKQFTKVTAKDKTGNDLPEGQIRFSDEKQIQELNEAKQAGKVGDYPLTFETSNGTKVTVNVCLRDDGTDAAGMDPGNPDPAIGANDFEKDTGGDAFTEEELKIYGELKGKDKDGTTIDLDGFTVDTEQFEKINKAKTAGEAGVFELTYTSKAGAKVTVTVSLMKYDETGTSTDPDSKETIKGMNIISRTGGDGFTEEQLKDLSVVKAFDHDGRSVERERILFSEPDQIERINEAKKAGETGNFPLTMKAPGGAEVTVQVYLRDQGTDSAKSDPDHGKAFLAANNGTHPTGGEAFAKEELLELCRAKAKDQSKNTVEPSIDPKQWEVLNEAKTAGRTGEFSLTFFIEDGTKVQVKITLTGDHKVKFDSNGGYDTPVTQTVRGGNQVIEPKDPKRDGYEFMGWYYTDENGKEAKWNFSDPVHQNMTLRAKWKKAEIEKADKGTSGKENKKGTSEKNKNWKYKEIRKNEQTAKTGEESKTVWAVLGLLGGTGILCCLRKKRKIS, encoded by the coding sequence GTGTCTAAGGATGATGGAAGCCTGAATCCGAAAGGATACTGGATCACAGGGACCACGACAAAGTACAACGTGATTGTGGAAAAAGGTGTCAGGACAGAGATTACTCTGAGTGATGTCGATATTACTTGTGATAAAACAAAGATGGACTGTATCAATGTCTCCCACGCCACTGTGACTATGACACTAAAAGGAAATAATACATTGCTTTGTAAGTCTGGAACTGCTAAGGATGGATATGCAGGACATGAAGGAAATGCCATTACAAAAGACGGGATGGACGGAGAACTGATCATCCAGTGTGAGAAGGCGAATGAAAAAGGACATCGCTGTGACAGCAGCTGCGGAAGCCTTACAGTAGCAGGACAAGATGACCAGTATCACGCAGGAGCCATCGGAAACAGCGTGCGGGGAACAAAAATAGACGGTGAGTGCGGTCTGGCAAATCTTATCATCAAAGGCGGGAATATTGTGGCAAAAGGCGGATATCACAGCCCCGGTATCGGGGGAGCCTGTCTGACAAGTTATAAATTTACACATGATGCTGTGTACGGCAGCAGCAGTATGCCGGCTGCCAATCAAAAGGTAAGCAATCTTTCTATATCAGGAGGGAACATTAAGGCTGAAGGCAATTATGGATGTGCCGGGCTCGGAGGAGGCGTATGGGTCAATATAGACGGCCTTTCGATCACCGGAGGAAAGGTAGAAGCAGTCGGCGGAAGCTATGGTCCCGGCATTGGAGCGGTCTGTACCTCCTCCCTTGATAATATCGTGATCAGCGGAGGGGATACTTTAGTCATCGCAAAAGGAGATGAGAACAGCAATGCCCCGGGGATTGGGGCAACCAATTATCCGGGATATACAATTCCTACGAAATTCGGCAGGTTCGTGTCATCTCCTCAGGAAGGTTATCAGGGCTATGTCCAGGACGGAGACTCTATGGACAGCTATACCTTTATGGAAGGAACACCGTTTAAATCTGAGACACAGATCCATGTAGGAAAATTTTATACAGTGGCCTATTTTGGGCCGTTCCGGGATGAAAATACCGTGGAGTCAAAAACAAATGAGCAGATCGGAGCCAATCATATCATCAGTAAGACCGGGGGAAACGGGTTTACAAAGGAGCAGTTAAAACAGTTTACGAAGGTGACGGCAAAAGATAAGACAGGAAATGACCTGCCGGAGGGCCAGATCCGTTTTTCTGATGAAAAGCAGATCCAGGAATTAAATGAGGCAAAACAGGCGGGAAAGGTCGGGGATTACCCGCTGACGTTTGAGACCTCAAACGGAACGAAAGTGACGGTCAATGTCTGCCTGAGAGATGACGGAACAGATGCCGCCGGAATGGACCCGGGGAATCCGGACCCAGCGATCGGAGCCAATGATTTTGAGAAGGATACCGGAGGAGATGCGTTTACCGAAGAGGAACTCAAGATCTATGGGGAGCTGAAAGGAAAAGACAAAGATGGGACGACCATTGACCTGGATGGTTTTACTGTGGATACAGAACAGTTTGAAAAGATCAACAAGGCAAAGACAGCCGGGGAAGCCGGTGTGTTTGAGCTGACTTATACGTCAAAAGCCGGGGCAAAAGTCACGGTCACAGTGTCTTTGATGAAATATGATGAGACGGGGACAAGCACAGATCCGGACAGCAAAGAGACGATCAAAGGGATGAATATTATCAGCCGGACCGGAGGAGACGGTTTTACTGAAGAACAGCTGAAGGACCTTTCTGTTGTCAAAGCGTTTGATCACGATGGAAGATCAGTGGAAAGAGAGCGCATCCTCTTTTCCGAACCGGATCAGATCGAGAGGATCAATGAGGCAAAGAAGGCAGGAGAGACCGGAAACTTTCCGCTGACGATGAAGGCGCCGGGAGGAGCAGAGGTGACGGTCCAGGTGTATTTACGGGATCAGGGGACGGACAGTGCCAAATCTGATCCGGACCATGGAAAAGCGTTCCTGGCTGCGAATAACGGGACCCATCCAACCGGAGGAGAGGCGTTTGCAAAAGAAGAGCTTCTGGAACTCTGCAGGGCAAAAGCGAAAGACCAGAGCAAGAATACCGTGGAGCCATCCATCGATCCGAAACAATGGGAAGTACTGAACGAAGCTAAGACGGCGGGCAGGACCGGAGAATTTTCTCTGACCTTTTTTATAGAGGACGGGACAAAAGTTCAGGTAAAGATCACGCTGACCGGAGACCACAAAGTGAAGTTTGACTCCAACGGAGGCTATGATACTCCGGTGACTCAGACGGTCAGAGGAGGAAATCAGGTGATCGAGCCGAAAGATCCAAAGAGAGACGGCTATGAATTTATGGGCTGGTATTATACCGATGAGAATGGAAAAGAAGCCAAGTGGAATTTTTCAGATCCGGTGCATCAGAATATGACTTTAAGAGCGAAATGGAAGAAAGCTGAAATTGAGAAGGCAGACAAGGGTACTTCAGGGAAAGAAAACAAAAAAGGTACATCAGAAAAAAATAAGAATTGGAAATATAAAGAGATCCGGAAGAACGAACAGACAGCGAAGACAGGAGAAGAATCTAAAACTGTATGGGCGGTGTTGGGCCTTTTGGGAGGAACAGGTATTTTATGTTGTCTTAGAAAGAAGAGAAAAATTAGTTAA
- a CDS encoding InlB B-repeat-containing protein, whose amino-acid sequence MEKTETSENRKTVQNQTLEPDEKELKGDQTKTKKKTAKTSGDTAENGQTILDVSEGDVKITKTGATVGGVSKDDGSLNPKGYWITGTTTAYNVVVEKGVKTEITLCDVNITCDKTKMDCINVSHSDVTITLKGQNELLCKSGNSQDGTYTKEGAALAKDGEDGQLTIQCEFSKESGHKCDNRCGRLIAKGKEDLYHGGAIGNTFRNANGSKGSEAGFSNFTIKGGNIEAKGGYHSPGIGGTCNTSNKLINGGNRPDGMSGKTSNIRIMGGNIKAEGNYGCAGIGGGVWNIIDGLYITGGKVEATGGKKGPGIGSVSTSLLKDIVISGGDTVVIAKGDEESGAPGIGKTNYSASTNVENTVFQHVAASPDNGYQGYVQDGESMDSYTFMEGTPFKKETDIRVGKFYTAVYFGPFRDENTVESSTNEQIGANHVISKTGGKGFTKDQLKELTKVNARDKSGNPFSVDQIRFVHEEQIEAINKAKTAGKTGDYPLTFCTANGTEVTVQIYLRKDGTDAVVIDPDDPVPTIGANDFEKDTGGDGFTEEQLKIYGELKGKDKDGTTIDLDGFTVDPEQMEQLNQAKTAGKSGTFDLTYTSNEGAKVTVQVTLVKYDAVEENQDPDNPEMIKGMDVISRTGGSAFSEAKLKELTMVKAFDKDGREILPEDLKFSESDQLQRINGAKTKGETGNFDLTMETPDGTKVTVKVCLRDSGSDGAGYDPEKLSSFIGANDAVHETGGEAFTKDELRDLCRVKAKDPSRNNVEAEVQNNQWETLNKAKESGKTGTYPLTFYLEDGTKAQVKITLTGDHKVKFDSNGGYDTPVTQTVRGGNQVVEPKDPKRDGYEFMGWYYTDENGKEVKWDFSDPVHQNMTLKAKWKKSETEKADNGTSEKVSKKKTDQKKMRTGNTKRFRRKTDQQRQQKQERNRTLDGYGSVF is encoded by the coding sequence ATGGAGAAAACAGAGACATCAGAAAACAGAAAAACAGTCCAAAACCAGACGCTGGAACCGGATGAGAAGGAATTAAAAGGGGATCAGACGAAGACGAAGAAAAAGACGGCGAAAACATCCGGAGACACTGCGGAGAATGGACAGACCATTCTGGATGTCAGTGAAGGAGACGTAAAGATTACAAAAACAGGCGCCACAGTAGGAGGAGTATCCAAGGACGACGGAAGTCTGAACCCGAAAGGCTACTGGATCACCGGTACCACAACTGCTTACAATGTTGTGGTGGAGAAAGGGGTAAAAACAGAAATTACCCTTTGTGATGTTAATATTACCTGTGATAAGACTAAGATGGATTGTATCAATGTTTCCCATTCAGATGTCACAATCACTCTGAAAGGGCAAAATGAACTGCTCTGTAAATCAGGGAATTCACAGGACGGAACTTATACGAAAGAGGGTGCAGCTCTCGCAAAAGACGGAGAGGACGGACAGCTGACGATCCAATGTGAATTCAGCAAAGAATCAGGACACAAGTGTGATAACAGATGCGGCAGGCTGATCGCCAAAGGAAAGGAAGATCTGTATCATGGAGGTGCCATTGGAAATACTTTCAGAAATGCCAATGGGTCAAAGGGAAGTGAAGCAGGTTTTTCAAACTTTACCATTAAAGGCGGTAATATTGAGGCAAAAGGTGGATATCATAGTCCCGGGATCGGAGGGACGTGTAATACGAGCAATAAACTTATAAACGGTGGAAACCGTCCTGATGGTATGAGTGGGAAGACTTCCAATATAAGGATCATGGGAGGAAACATTAAGGCAGAAGGAAACTACGGATGTGCAGGGATCGGAGGCGGTGTATGGAACATCATCGACGGACTTTATATTACTGGAGGAAAGGTAGAGGCCACTGGGGGTAAAAAGGGACCGGGAATCGGATCTGTCAGTACTTCGCTTTTAAAGGATATCGTGATCAGCGGCGGGGACACTGTCGTCATAGCCAAAGGAGATGAAGAGAGCGGCGCCCCTGGAATCGGAAAAACAAACTATTCGGCTTCAACAAATGTAGAGAATACTGTTTTTCAGCATGTAGCAGCTTCTCCGGACAATGGATACCAGGGATATGTGCAGGACGGAGAATCCATGGATAGCTATACCTTTATGGAAGGAACGCCGTTTAAAAAAGAAACAGATATCCGGGTCGGAAAGTTTTATACGGCCGTTTACTTCGGACCATTCCGTGATGAAAATACAGTGGAATCTTCAACCAATGAGCAGATCGGAGCCAATCATGTGATCAGCAAGACCGGAGGGAAGGGATTTACAAAGGACCAATTAAAAGAACTCACAAAAGTCAATGCCAGGGACAAGTCCGGGAACCCGTTTTCCGTGGATCAGATCCGCTTTGTCCATGAAGAGCAGATCGAAGCCATCAACAAAGCAAAGACTGCGGGGAAGACCGGGGACTACCCTCTGACCTTCTGTACGGCAAATGGGACGGAAGTGACGGTACAGATCTACTTGAGAAAAGACGGAACGGATGCGGTGGTGATCGATCCGGATGATCCTGTGCCGACGATCGGAGCCAACGATTTTGAGAAAGATACCGGAGGAGATGGATTTACTGAAGAACAGTTAAAGATATACGGAGAATTAAAAGGAAAAGACAAGGACGGAACGACCATCGATCTGGACGGATTCACCGTGGACCCGGAGCAGATGGAACAGCTGAACCAGGCAAAGACAGCGGGAAAGTCCGGTACCTTTGATCTGACCTATACATCCAATGAAGGAGCAAAGGTTACGGTGCAGGTAACGCTGGTAAAATATGATGCGGTCGAGGAGAATCAGGATCCGGATAATCCGGAAATGATCAAAGGGATGGACGTGATAAGCAGGACCGGAGGAAGTGCGTTCAGCGAGGCGAAGTTAAAAGAACTGACGATGGTAAAAGCCTTCGATAAAGATGGAAGAGAGATCCTTCCGGAAGACTTAAAATTTTCAGAATCGGATCAGCTCCAAAGAATCAATGGGGCAAAAACGAAAGGGGAGACCGGAAACTTTGATCTGACGATGGAGACACCGGATGGGACAAAGGTGACAGTAAAGGTATGTCTTAGAGACAGCGGATCAGACGGTGCCGGGTATGATCCGGAAAAATTATCTTCATTTATTGGAGCCAATGATGCAGTCCATGAGACTGGGGGAGAGGCCTTTACCAAAGATGAACTGAGAGACCTGTGCCGGGTCAAGGCAAAAGATCCTTCCAGGAACAATGTGGAAGCTGAGGTGCAAAATAATCAGTGGGAAACACTGAATAAGGCAAAGGAGAGCGGTAAGACCGGGACATATCCGCTGACGTTTTATCTGGAAGATGGGACAAAAGCCCAGGTAAAGATTACACTGACAGGAGACCACAAAGTGAAGTTTGACTCTAATGGAGGCTATGATACTCCGGTGACTCAGACGGTCAGGGGAGGAAATCAGGTGGTCGAGCCGAAAGATCCGAAGAGAGACGGTTATGAATTTATGGGCTGGTATTATACCGATGAGAACGGAAAAGAAGTCAAATGGGATTTTTCAGATCCGGTGCACCAGAATATGACGTTAAAGGCAAAATGGAAAAAGTCTGAGACTGAGAAAGCAGATAACGGAACTTCTGAAAAAGTTTCGAAAAAAAAGACGGACCAGAAAAAAATGAGAACTGGAAATACCAAGAGATTCAGAAGAAAGACGGATCAGCAAAGACAGCAAAAACAGGAGAGAAATCGAACGCTGGATGGATATGGATCAGTCTTCTGA
- a CDS encoding GNAT family N-acetyltransferase — protein sequence MLNLRTMNAEDLPVFKKWLRMPHVAKWYHEPLDWIEEVEKQDSAFCWIHHFIAEYENKPIGFCQYYACKDSDELWGGYTEMGGSYSVDYMIGELDCIRKGFGKEIVKQLIEKIRCHGDAERIVVQPEQENAASCGLLLSCGFVLNTENDIYVMTI from the coding sequence ATGCTGAATCTAAGAACAATGAATGCGGAAGATCTCCCTGTCTTTAAAAAATGGCTTAGGATGCCGCATGTTGCAAAGTGGTATCATGAGCCATTGGATTGGATCGAAGAAGTCGAAAAGCAGGACAGTGCTTTCTGCTGGATTCATCATTTTATCGCTGAGTATGAAAATAAACCAATCGGCTTCTGTCAATACTATGCATGTAAAGACAGTGATGAACTATGGGGAGGATACACGGAAATGGGCGGATCTTACAGCGTCGATTATATGATTGGTGAGTTGGACTGCATCCGCAAAGGATTTGGGAAAGAAATTGTAAAACAGCTGATAGAAAAGATCAGATGCCATGGTGATGCTGAGAGGATTGTTGTACAGCCTGAACAGGAGAATGCAGCGTCCTGCGGTTTGCTGCTGTCCTGTGGATTTGTTTTAAATACGGAAAATGATATTTATGTCATGACGATATAA